In one window of Gossypium arboreum isolate Shixiya-1 chromosome 4, ASM2569848v2, whole genome shotgun sequence DNA:
- the LOC108458402 gene encoding uncharacterized protein LOC108458402 isoform X1, translating to MGNTSSMLTQYDIEEVQQHCNNAFSQQEIVSLYERFCQLDRNGGGFVSGEEFLSVPEFAVNPLSQRLLRMLDGLNFKEFVAFLSAFSPRATVQQKIEFIFKVYDSDGNGKVTVNDMLDVLHDLTGQFISEQQREQVLTKVLEEAGYNKESLLVMSDFVKILGSSGLKMEVEVPVD from the exons ATGGGAAACACTTCCTCCATGCTCACTCAGTACGACATCGAAGAAGTACAACAACACTGTAACAACGCCT TTTCGCAGCAGGAGATCGTCTCTCTATATGAAAGATTCTGTCAGTTGGATCGAAACGGCGGCGGTTTCGTCTCCGGCGAGGAGTTTTTGTCCGTGCCTGAGTTCGCTGTTAATCCTCTCTctcag AGATTGTTGAGGATGCTAGATGGATTGAATTTCAAGGAATTCGTAGCGTTTTTGTCTGCATTTAGTCCTCGTGCTACTGTGCAACAAAAAATTGAAT TTATATTCAAGGTGTATGATTCAGATGGCAATGGGAAAGTAACCGTTAACGACATGTTGGATGTTTTGCATGATTTGACTGGCCAATTCATATCTGAACAGCAGAGGGAG CAAGTTTTGACTAAAGTTCTCGAGGAAGCAGGTTACAATAAGGAGTCCCTATTAGTTATGTCAGACTTTGTAAAG